From the genome of Alosa alosa isolate M-15738 ecotype Scorff River chromosome 18, AALO_Geno_1.1, whole genome shotgun sequence, one region includes:
- the p4ha1b gene encoding prolyl 4-hydroxylase subunit alpha-1b isoform X3: MGRLGGILILSCFFHTLLAHNDFYTSIGQMTDLLYIEKDLVTSLKDYIKAEESKLDQVKKWADKLDSLTSTATQDPEGFLGHPVNAFKLMKRLNTEWGDLENMVLKDTSDGFISNLTIQRQYFPTDEDQTGAAKALLRLQDTYMLDANTISIGNLPGVTHKSPMTVEDCYELGKISYTDADYYHTELWMTQALKQLDEGEESPIDKTTVIDYLSYAIYQQGELERALELTKRLLKLDPTHQRANGNLKYFEFQLEKQRKQEEVQKAKATQTSQVKLNDTEKREAQRKRSKDPLPERKVYERLCRGEGIKMTPRRQSRLFCRYYDNDHNPHFLLAPVKQEDEWDKPRIVRFHEIISDSEIAKVKELAKPRLRRATISNPITGVLETAHYRISKRRATVHDPQTGKLTTALYRVSKSAWLTAYEHPMIEKINQRIEDLTGLEMDTAEELQVANYGVGGQYEPHFDFGRKDEPDAFKELGTGNRIATWLFYMSDVAAGGATVFPDVGAAVWPKKGTAVFWYNLFPSGEGDYSTRHAACPVLVGNKWVSNKWIHERGQEFRRPCALDETAS, translated from the exons aTGGGCCGACTGGGTGGTATATTGATTTTGAGTTGTTTCTTTCACACTCTCCTGGCTCATAATGACTTCTACACCTCCATTG GTCAGATGACTGATTTGCTGTACATAGAAAAAGACTTGGTGACCTCGCTAAAGGACTACATCAAAGCAGAGGAGAGCAAACTTGACCAGGTCAAAAA ATGGGCTGATAAGCTGGACTCTCTGACCAGCACGGCTACACAGGACCCCGAGGGCTTTCTGGGGCATCCGGTGAACGCCTTCAAACTGATGAAGAGGCTTAACACAGAGTGGGGAGACCTGGAGAACATGGTGCTGAAAGACACCTCAGATG GTTTCATCTCTAACTTGACCATCCAGAGGCAGTACTTCCCAACAGACGAGGACCAGACGGGAGCAGCGAAAGCTCTCCTCAGACTGCAGGACACGTACATGCTGGATGCCAACACCATCTCTATTGGAAACCTGCCTG GTGTGACCCACAAGAGCCCCATGACGGTAGAGGACTGCTATGAGCTGGGCAAGATCTCGTACACCGATGCGGACTACTACCACACCGAGCTGTGGATGACCCAGGCCCTCAAACAGCTGGACGAGGGAGAGGAGTCCCCCATAGACAAGACCACGGTCATCGACTACCTCAGTTATGCCATTTATCAACAGGGGGAGCTGGAGAGAGCCCTGGAGCTGACTAAAAGACTTCTGAAACTGG ACCCAACGCACCAGCGCGCCAACGGGAACCTCAAGTATTTTGAGTTCCAGCTGGAGAAGCAGAGGAAACAGGAGGAGGTCCAGAAGGCCAAGGCCACCCAGACCAGCCAGGTGAAGCTCAACGACACCGAGAAGAGAGAGGCGCAGAGGAAGCGCTCCAAAGACCCGCTGCCAGAGAGGAAGGTGTACGAGAGGCTGTGCAGAGGAGAGGGCATCAAAATG ACTCCTCGCAGGCAGAGTCGGTTGTTCTGCCGTTACTATGACAACGACCATAACCCGCACTTCCTGCTGGCTCCAGTGAAGCAGGAGGATGAGTGGGACAAACCTCGCATCGTGCGCTTCCATGAGATCATCTCTGACAGCGAGATCGCCAAAGTGAAGGAGCTGGCCAAGCCCAGG TTACGCAGGGCCACCATCTCCAACCCCATCACAGGTGTGCTGGAGACGGCCCACTACCGAATCAGCAAGAG GCGTGCCACAGTACATGACCCCCAAACTGGAAAGCTCACCACCGCTCTATACAGAGTCTCCAAGAG TGCCTGGTTGACGGCCTACGAACATCCAATGATTGAGAAGATAAACCAGCGAATTGAGGACCTCACTGGCCTTGAGATGGACACAGCAGAGGAACTCCAG GTGGCTAATTATGGAGTGGGTGGTCAATATGAGCCTCACTTTGACTTTGGCCGG AAAGATGAACCTGATGCGTTTAAAGAGTTGGGCACAGGCAATCGCATTGCCACGTGGCTCTTTTAT atgagTGACGTGGCAGCAGGGGGCGCCACCGTGTTTCCAGATGTTGGAGCGGCCGTGTGGCCCAAGAAG GGAACTGCAGTGTTCTGGTATAACCTGTTCCCCAGCGGGGAAGGAGACTACAGCACCCGACATGCAGCCTGCCCTGTGCTGGTGGGAAACAAGTGGG
- the p4ha1b gene encoding prolyl 4-hydroxylase subunit alpha-1b isoform X2 has protein sequence MGRLGGILILSCFFHTLLAHNDFYTSIGQMTDLLYIEKDLVTSLKDYIKAEESKLDQVKKWADKLDSLTSTATQDPEGFLGHPVNAFKLMKRLNTEWGDLENMVLKDTSDGFISNLTIQRQYFPTDEDQTGAAKALLRLQDTYMLDANTISIGNLPGVTHKSPMTVEDCYELGKISYTDADYYHTELWMTQALKQLDEGEESPIDKTTVIDYLSYAIYQQGELERALELTKRLLKLDPTHQRANGNLKYFEFQLEKQRKQEEVQKAKATQTSQVKLNDTEKREAQRKRSKDPLPERKVYERLCRGEGIKMTPRRQSRLFCRYYDNDHNPHFLLAPVKQEDEWDKPRIVRFHEIISDSEIAKVKELAKPRLRRATVHDPQTGKLTTALYRVSKSAWLTAYEHPMIEKINQRIEDLTGLEMDTAEELQVANYGVGGQYEPHFDFGRKDEPDAFKELGTGNRIATWLFYMSDVAAGGATVFPDVGAAVWPKKGTAVFWYNLFPSGEGDYSTRHAACPVLVGNKWVSNKWIHERGQEFRRPCALDETAS, from the exons aTGGGCCGACTGGGTGGTATATTGATTTTGAGTTGTTTCTTTCACACTCTCCTGGCTCATAATGACTTCTACACCTCCATTG GTCAGATGACTGATTTGCTGTACATAGAAAAAGACTTGGTGACCTCGCTAAAGGACTACATCAAAGCAGAGGAGAGCAAACTTGACCAGGTCAAAAA ATGGGCTGATAAGCTGGACTCTCTGACCAGCACGGCTACACAGGACCCCGAGGGCTTTCTGGGGCATCCGGTGAACGCCTTCAAACTGATGAAGAGGCTTAACACAGAGTGGGGAGACCTGGAGAACATGGTGCTGAAAGACACCTCAGATG GTTTCATCTCTAACTTGACCATCCAGAGGCAGTACTTCCCAACAGACGAGGACCAGACGGGAGCAGCGAAAGCTCTCCTCAGACTGCAGGACACGTACATGCTGGATGCCAACACCATCTCTATTGGAAACCTGCCTG GTGTGACCCACAAGAGCCCCATGACGGTAGAGGACTGCTATGAGCTGGGCAAGATCTCGTACACCGATGCGGACTACTACCACACCGAGCTGTGGATGACCCAGGCCCTCAAACAGCTGGACGAGGGAGAGGAGTCCCCCATAGACAAGACCACGGTCATCGACTACCTCAGTTATGCCATTTATCAACAGGGGGAGCTGGAGAGAGCCCTGGAGCTGACTAAAAGACTTCTGAAACTGG ACCCAACGCACCAGCGCGCCAACGGGAACCTCAAGTATTTTGAGTTCCAGCTGGAGAAGCAGAGGAAACAGGAGGAGGTCCAGAAGGCCAAGGCCACCCAGACCAGCCAGGTGAAGCTCAACGACACCGAGAAGAGAGAGGCGCAGAGGAAGCGCTCCAAAGACCCGCTGCCAGAGAGGAAGGTGTACGAGAGGCTGTGCAGAGGAGAGGGCATCAAAATG ACTCCTCGCAGGCAGAGTCGGTTGTTCTGCCGTTACTATGACAACGACCATAACCCGCACTTCCTGCTGGCTCCAGTGAAGCAGGAGGATGAGTGGGACAAACCTCGCATCGTGCGCTTCCATGAGATCATCTCTGACAGCGAGATCGCCAAAGTGAAGGAGCTGGCCAAGCCCAGG CTAAGGCGTGCCACAGTACATGACCCCCAAACTGGAAAGCTCACCACCGCTCTATACAGAGTCTCCAAGAG TGCCTGGTTGACGGCCTACGAACATCCAATGATTGAGAAGATAAACCAGCGAATTGAGGACCTCACTGGCCTTGAGATGGACACAGCAGAGGAACTCCAG GTGGCTAATTATGGAGTGGGTGGTCAATATGAGCCTCACTTTGACTTTGGCCGG AAAGATGAACCTGATGCGTTTAAAGAGTTGGGCACAGGCAATCGCATTGCCACGTGGCTCTTTTAT atgagTGACGTGGCAGCAGGGGGCGCCACCGTGTTTCCAGATGTTGGAGCGGCCGTGTGGCCCAAGAAG GGAACTGCAGTGTTCTGGTATAACCTGTTCCCCAGCGGGGAAGGAGACTACAGCACCCGACATGCAGCCTGCCCTGTGCTGGTGGGAAACAAGTGGG
- the ecd gene encoding protein ecdysoneless homolog, whose product MATDPLLRGKKVPEDAVQYSLFLIKSDLTDAQANKRKLLDLKEQIFTGFANLLVQYIWQNQPFSLTFHPETGSVPAHIGGCTEFGDNVEDEWFIVYLLQQITKTFPDLAAKVGDNDGEFLLIEAADYLPKWLNPENSENRVFFCRGLLHIIPCPSKSGEVGLSRDKVPTLSQALALLSSDGEACLASSKIRSVLGKRLDSYPDKIHMDIHQAHCFVPAGVVTVLSQRPDLLAPAVSAFYLRDPVDLQACRTFRTFPPETRVLTSVTFTRCLYAQLRQQTFKPDRRSGYCLPPCTHPHYQAHELGMKLAHGFEILCSKCRVPSSEPDAPVSCNPQWKSFLESLKRNEYFRGELEGSKRYKELMASAENVFKQSFLSTPNSCVKSPGEEVLHILRSFPYDLEELKKQEEHLPPQDSDSWLDLTPQDLEQILQERAGRGVSGGLGRTEAQSRTQPGERGSAGAEEEAEQEAGYSLVAVTQGMKNFINTMSSYEGAELPWSQSNEPFSFDADTVTSALDRLLGAKDDELDSDDLEDDDDDDDEEEEEALGFSGPPKQSGAEALNSLKSYMDQMDQELGGTNIGKSFVQSEKEANSSETSKAHPSTEQEDEIQPLDVDLNLVTNLLESLASQEGLAGPASNLLQSLGIHLPANSDQP is encoded by the exons ATGGCCACTGATCCTCTACTGAGGGGCAAAAAAGTACCCGAGGATGCAGTGCAGTATTCCTTATTTCTTATCAAGTCTGATTTGACAGATGCCCAAGCCAACAAAAGAAAGTTACTGGATTTAAAGGAACAAATCTTCACCGGGTTTGCCAATCTTTTAGTGCAATATATTTGGCAAAACCAGCCGTTCAGTCTGACATTTCACCCCGAAACAG GTTCTGTGCCAGCGCATATTGGAGGCTGCACAGAGTTTGGTGATAATGTGGAAGATGAGTGGTTCATCGTATACCTGCTTCAGCAAATCACAAAGACCTTTCCAGACCTGGCAGCCAAGGTGGGAGATAATGATGGGGAGTTCCTTCTGATTGAAGCAGCAGACTATTTGCCGAAGTGGTTGAACCCAGAGAACAGTGAAAATAGG GTGTTCTTCTGTAGGGGACTGTTGCATATCATACCTTGCCCGTCAAAGTCTGGTGAAGTGGGTTTGTCCAGAGATAAGGTGCCCACCTTAAGCCAGGCTCTTGCTCTCCTGTCCTCTGATGGTGAAGCCTGCTTAGCCAGTTCTAAGATCCGCTCAGTTCTTGGGAAGAGATTAGACAG TTACCCTGATAAGATCCACATGGATATTCATCAAGCCCACTGTTTCGTGCCAGCTGGGGTTGTCACTGTGCTTTCCCAGAGACCCGACCTGCTTGCCCCTGCCGTGTCTGCATTCTACTTACGAGATCCAGTGGACCTCCAAGCCTGCCGCACCTTCCGGACATTTCCACCTGAGACAAGGGTCCTTACCTCG GTGACTTTCACACGATGTCTGTATGCTCAGCTCCGGCAGCAGACTTTTAAGCCGGACCGCCGAAGTGGCTACTGCCTGCCTCCTTGTACCCACCCCCATTACCAAGCCCATGAGCTGGGCATGAAGCTG GCCCATGGGTTTGAGATCCTGTGCTCCAAGTGTAGAGTGCCCTCCTCTGAGCCAGATGCTCCAGTCAGCTGCAACCCACAGTGGAAAAGCTTCCTGGAGAGTCTCAAAAGGAACGAGTACTTCAGA GGGGAACTAGAGGGTTCTAAACGCTACAAAGAACTGATGGCATCAGCAGAAAATGTCTTCAAACAGTCATTCCTGAGCACACCAAA CTCATGTGTGAAGTCTCCAGGCGAGGAGGTTCTGCACATCCTACGGAGCTTCCCTTATGATCTGGAAGAACTCAAAAAGCAAGAGGAACACCTCCCACCTCAAGACA GTGACAGCTGGCTTGACCTCACCCCTCAAGACCTGGAGCAGATCCTGCAGGAGAGAGCTGGCCGTGGCGTGAGCGGGGGCTTGGGCAGGACGGAGGCCCAGAGCAGAACCCAGCCCGGAGAGAGAGGGTCAGCTGGGGCAGAGGAAGAGGCTGAGCAGGAGGCCGGCTACAGCCTAGTTGCAGTCACTCAGGGGATGAAGAACTTCATCAATACCATGTCCTCATACGAAGGAGCAGAACTACCCTG gTCTCAGTCTAATGAACCCTTTAGCTTTGATGCGGACACTGTGACAAGTGCTCTGGACAGACTCCTCG GAGCCAAGGATGATGAATTGGACTCCGATGATttggaggatgatgatgatgatgatgatgaggaagaggaggaggctcTTGGCTTCTCTGGTCCTCCAAAGCAGTCTGGAGCTGAAGCCCTTAACAGTCTGAAGAGCTACATGGACCAAATGGACCAAGAACTCGGAGGCACAAACATCGGAAAGAGTTTCGTGCAGTCTGAAAAA GAAGCAAACTCATCTGAAACCTCCAAAGCTCATCCCAGCACTGAACAGGAAGATGAGATTCAACCTCTGGATGTGGACCTTAACCTGGTCACCAATTTACTAGAGTCCCTGGCTTCACAGGAAGGCTTAGCAGGGCCTGCATCAAACCTGTTGCAGAGCTTGGGCATCCATCTTCCAGCAAATTCAGACCAACCCTGA
- the si:ch211-248a14.8 gene encoding uncharacterized protein si:ch211-248a14.8 isoform X2, with amino-acid sequence MVALSQVDRLRSFVCGIFIPQYHYPYAVPLTFVQVLIISLPLLALHGVGLISLRPYSLRLGERMLVPTVCGSAQAVLELWAKASAHSGLYPLFTCLLPVLSVVWSRVLSLTAKPSLYQSCLLAGVTLGAITITVAKGIYLVETLEWVYSPLSVLLHSLSLAWMAKVAEAERGHLTVFDCHFSLVVTRCMVLGFLCLLHPDGPRALEEGNWHSLLFLGYLLAILLLGALQHLLIDMTALYFSPLAAALLYAARELARPFYSLL; translated from the exons ATGGTGGCACTCTCTCAGGTGGATAGACTGCGCAGTtttgtctgtggaattttcatTCCTCAATACCACTATCCCTATGCAGTGCCACTCACCTTTGTACAG GTCCTGATCATCTCCCTGCCGTTGCTGGCCTTGCACGGCGTGGGCCTGATCTCTCTGCGGCCGTACTCCCTCAGACTCGGGGAACGCATGCTGGTGCCCACTGTGTGTGGCAGTGCCCAGGCTGTGCTGGAGCTCTGGGCGAAGGCCAGTGCCCACTCGGGACTTTACCCTCTCTTCACATGCCTGCTGCCTGTCTTAAGTGTGGTATGGAGTCGCGTCCTGTCGCTGACAGCAAAACCCTCTCTCTACCAGTCATGTTTACTGGCCGGGGTCACTCTCGGTGCAATCACTATAACAG TTGCAAAGGGCATATATTTAGTGGAGACGCTGGAGTGGGTGTACTCGCCTCTTAGTGTGCTGCTGCACAGCCTCTCCCTCGCCTGGATGGCCAAAGTTGCAGAAGCTGAACGGGGCCACTTGACCGTGTTTGACTGCCACTTTTCCCTGGTGGTGACGCGCTGCATGGTGCTGGGCTTCCTGTGCCTGCTGCACCCGGATGGTCCTAGAGCACTGGAAGAGGGTAACTGGCACAGTCTGCTCTTCCTGGGCTACCTACTGGCCATCCTCCTGCTTGGAGCTCTACAGCACCTCCTTATTGACATGACTGCACTGTACTTCTCACCTCTGGCAGCTGCCTTGCTTTACGCTGCTCGAGAGTTGGCTCGTCCCTTTTATAGTCTGTTGTAA
- the si:ch211-248a14.8 gene encoding uncharacterized protein si:ch211-248a14.8 isoform X1 yields MEIHNQAWKGKLLKCFSWICKRKSLALRRCLSDVLSTSGLSIYSSECWKSLVPILLFCGILLAMVALSQVDRLRSFVCGIFIPQYHYPYAVPLTFVQVLIISLPLLALHGVGLISLRPYSLRLGERMLVPTVCGSAQAVLELWAKASAHSGLYPLFTCLLPVLSVVWSRVLSLTAKPSLYQSCLLAGVTLGAITITVAKGIYLVETLEWVYSPLSVLLHSLSLAWMAKVAEAERGHLTVFDCHFSLVVTRCMVLGFLCLLHPDGPRALEEGNWHSLLFLGYLLAILLLGALQHLLIDMTALYFSPLAAALLYAARELARPFYSLL; encoded by the exons ATGGAGATCCATAATCAAGCCTGGAAAGGCAAACTTTTAAAATG CTTCTCCTGGATTTGCAAGAGAAAGTCTTTGGCCTTAAGAAGATGCTTGTCAGATGTTTTAAGCACATCTGGCCTCAGCATATATTCATCTGAATGCTGGAAATCCTTGGTCCCCATATTGTTGTTCTGTGGCATTTTGCTGGCTATGGTGGCACTCTCTCAGGTGGATAGACTGCGCAGTtttgtctgtggaattttcatTCCTCAATACCACTATCCCTATGCAGTGCCACTCACCTTTGTACAG GTCCTGATCATCTCCCTGCCGTTGCTGGCCTTGCACGGCGTGGGCCTGATCTCTCTGCGGCCGTACTCCCTCAGACTCGGGGAACGCATGCTGGTGCCCACTGTGTGTGGCAGTGCCCAGGCTGTGCTGGAGCTCTGGGCGAAGGCCAGTGCCCACTCGGGACTTTACCCTCTCTTCACATGCCTGCTGCCTGTCTTAAGTGTGGTATGGAGTCGCGTCCTGTCGCTGACAGCAAAACCCTCTCTCTACCAGTCATGTTTACTGGCCGGGGTCACTCTCGGTGCAATCACTATAACAG TTGCAAAGGGCATATATTTAGTGGAGACGCTGGAGTGGGTGTACTCGCCTCTTAGTGTGCTGCTGCACAGCCTCTCCCTCGCCTGGATGGCCAAAGTTGCAGAAGCTGAACGGGGCCACTTGACCGTGTTTGACTGCCACTTTTCCCTGGTGGTGACGCGCTGCATGGTGCTGGGCTTCCTGTGCCTGCTGCACCCGGATGGTCCTAGAGCACTGGAAGAGGGTAACTGGCACAGTCTGCTCTTCCTGGGCTACCTACTGGCCATCCTCCTGCTTGGAGCTCTACAGCACCTCCTTATTGACATGACTGCACTGTACTTCTCACCTCTGGCAGCTGCCTTGCTTTACGCTGCTCGAGAGTTGGCTCGTCCCTTTTATAGTCTGTTGTAA
- the styxl1 gene encoding serine/threonine/tyrosine-interacting-like protein 1, which produces MGIVLSRVDKCRIVPSTSTRRAATLKNAAPCREMNGTANCSNSNTTPPVNTTESTTEEGLLIPALPERANIERGYVTPQQVYNLLNAEAGQPALHDPNYILILDCRSAERYKQSHLVTARASVTVMHPELGCLISCVQLQEFSIILLYAEEGHSPVGSEEARNDSMPLQRCFFQLSALGMDPVILLGGYSAFHSLYPFLCTPRMILLQSERRSLTIYPSEILEGALYQGSAAQAHDYRIIKNLHITHVVNATAESADAFPSVVRYLCLRLNDDAQQDLSQALPAASRFIAGALQGSPGVPGGRVLVHCSLGRSRSSVLTLAFLMEQRCWSLLHAFRWLKERRACAAPNAGFLRQLSDYEEQLFGERLTKLDDIRL; this is translated from the exons ATGGGCATTGTGTTGTCCAG AGTGGATAAGTGTCGCATTGTACCTTCCACGTCGACTCGTAGAGCTGCAACATTAAAGAATGCTGCCCCCTGTAGGGAAATGAATGGAACTGCTAATTGTTCAAACAGCAACACCACTCCTCCTGTCAACACTACAGAAAGCACCACCGAGG AGGGCCTCCTGATCCCTGCGCTTCCAGAGAGAGCAAATATTGAGAGGGGCTACGTGACTCCTCAGCAGGTTTACAATCTCCTGAATGCAGAAGCAGGACAACCAGCCCTCCATGACCCAAACTATATCCTAATCCTGGACTGCCGCAGTGCAGAGAG gTATAAGCAGAGTCATTTGGTGACAGCAAGAGCAAGTGTGACAGTCATGCATCCTGAGCTGGGATGTCTGATAAGCTGCGTGCAGCTTCAGGAGTTTTCAATAATTCTGCTCTATGCTGAGGAGGGCCACAGTCCAG TGGGTAGTGAGGAGGCCCGGAATGACTCGATGCCTCTCCAGCGGTGCTTCTTCCAGCTCAGCGCACTGGGGATGGATCCGGTCATCTTACTGGGTGGCTACTCGGCCTTCCACTCCCTCTACCCTTTCCTGTGCACACCCCGCATGATCCTGCTGCAGTCGGAGCGTCGCTCCCTCACCATCTACCCCTCGGAGATCCTGGAGGGGGCTCTGTACCAGGGCTCGGCTGCCCAGGCCCACGACTACCGCATCATCAAGAACCTGCACATCACCCACGTGGTCAACGCCACGGCCGAGAGCGCCGACGCCTTCCCCAGCGTGGTGCGCTACCTGTGCCTGCGCCTCAACGACGACGCCCAGCAGGACCTGAGCCAGGCGCTGCCCGCCGCCTCGCGCTTCATCGCCGGCGCCCTGCAGGGGAGCCCCGGGGTGCCGGGCGGCCGCGTGCTGGTGCACTGCAGCCTGGGACGCAGTCGCAGCTCCGTGCTAACGCTGGCCTTCCTCATGGAGCAGCGCTGCTGGTCTCTGCTGCACGCCTTCCGCTGGCTCAAGGAACGGAGGGCGTGCGCCGCGCCCAACGCCGGCTTCTTGCGCCAGCTGTCCGACTACGAGGAGCAGCTGTTCGGGGAGAGGCTGACAAAACTGGATGACATACGGCTGTGA
- the p4ha1b gene encoding prolyl 4-hydroxylase subunit alpha-1b isoform X1, producing MGRLGGILILSCFFHTLLAHNDFYTSIGQMTDLLYIEKDLVTSLKDYIKAEESKLDQVKKWADKLDSLTSTATQDPEGFLGHPVNAFKLMKRLNTEWGDLENMVLKDTSDGFISNLTIQRQYFPTDEDQTGAAKALLRLQDTYMLDANTISIGNLPGVTHKSPMTVEDCYELGKISYTDADYYHTELWMTQALKQLDEGEESPIDKTTVIDYLSYAIYQQGELERALELTKRLLKLDPTHQRANGNLKYFEFQLEKQRKQEEVQKAKATQTSQVKLNDTEKREAQRKRSKDPLPERKVYERLCRGEGIKMTPRRQSRLFCRYYDNDHNPHFLLAPVKQEDEWDKPRIVRFHEIISDSEIAKVKELAKPRLRRATISNPITGVLETAHYRISKSAWLTAYEHPMIEKINQRIEDLTGLEMDTAEELQVANYGVGGQYEPHFDFGRKDEPDAFKELGTGNRIATWLFYMSDVAAGGATVFPDVGAAVWPKKGTAVFWYNLFPSGEGDYSTRHAACPVLVGNKWVSNKWIHERGQEFRRPCALDETAS from the exons aTGGGCCGACTGGGTGGTATATTGATTTTGAGTTGTTTCTTTCACACTCTCCTGGCTCATAATGACTTCTACACCTCCATTG GTCAGATGACTGATTTGCTGTACATAGAAAAAGACTTGGTGACCTCGCTAAAGGACTACATCAAAGCAGAGGAGAGCAAACTTGACCAGGTCAAAAA ATGGGCTGATAAGCTGGACTCTCTGACCAGCACGGCTACACAGGACCCCGAGGGCTTTCTGGGGCATCCGGTGAACGCCTTCAAACTGATGAAGAGGCTTAACACAGAGTGGGGAGACCTGGAGAACATGGTGCTGAAAGACACCTCAGATG GTTTCATCTCTAACTTGACCATCCAGAGGCAGTACTTCCCAACAGACGAGGACCAGACGGGAGCAGCGAAAGCTCTCCTCAGACTGCAGGACACGTACATGCTGGATGCCAACACCATCTCTATTGGAAACCTGCCTG GTGTGACCCACAAGAGCCCCATGACGGTAGAGGACTGCTATGAGCTGGGCAAGATCTCGTACACCGATGCGGACTACTACCACACCGAGCTGTGGATGACCCAGGCCCTCAAACAGCTGGACGAGGGAGAGGAGTCCCCCATAGACAAGACCACGGTCATCGACTACCTCAGTTATGCCATTTATCAACAGGGGGAGCTGGAGAGAGCCCTGGAGCTGACTAAAAGACTTCTGAAACTGG ACCCAACGCACCAGCGCGCCAACGGGAACCTCAAGTATTTTGAGTTCCAGCTGGAGAAGCAGAGGAAACAGGAGGAGGTCCAGAAGGCCAAGGCCACCCAGACCAGCCAGGTGAAGCTCAACGACACCGAGAAGAGAGAGGCGCAGAGGAAGCGCTCCAAAGACCCGCTGCCAGAGAGGAAGGTGTACGAGAGGCTGTGCAGAGGAGAGGGCATCAAAATG ACTCCTCGCAGGCAGAGTCGGTTGTTCTGCCGTTACTATGACAACGACCATAACCCGCACTTCCTGCTGGCTCCAGTGAAGCAGGAGGATGAGTGGGACAAACCTCGCATCGTGCGCTTCCATGAGATCATCTCTGACAGCGAGATCGCCAAAGTGAAGGAGCTGGCCAAGCCCAGG TTACGCAGGGCCACCATCTCCAACCCCATCACAGGTGTGCTGGAGACGGCCCACTACCGAATCAGCAAGAG TGCCTGGTTGACGGCCTACGAACATCCAATGATTGAGAAGATAAACCAGCGAATTGAGGACCTCACTGGCCTTGAGATGGACACAGCAGAGGAACTCCAG GTGGCTAATTATGGAGTGGGTGGTCAATATGAGCCTCACTTTGACTTTGGCCGG AAAGATGAACCTGATGCGTTTAAAGAGTTGGGCACAGGCAATCGCATTGCCACGTGGCTCTTTTAT atgagTGACGTGGCAGCAGGGGGCGCCACCGTGTTTCCAGATGTTGGAGCGGCCGTGTGGCCCAAGAAG GGAACTGCAGTGTTCTGGTATAACCTGTTCCCCAGCGGGGAAGGAGACTACAGCACCCGACATGCAGCCTGCCCTGTGCTGGTGGGAAACAAGTGGG
- the si:ch211-248a14.8 gene encoding uncharacterized protein si:ch211-248a14.8 isoform X3, with the protein MQCHSPLYRLGERMLVPTVCGSAQAVLELWAKASAHSGLYPLFTCLLPVLSVVWSRVLSLTAKPSLYQSCLLAGVTLGAITITVAKGIYLVETLEWVYSPLSVLLHSLSLAWMAKVAEAERGHLTVFDCHFSLVVTRCMVLGFLCLLHPDGPRALEEGNWHSLLFLGYLLAILLLGALQHLLIDMTALYFSPLAAALLYAARELARPFYSLL; encoded by the exons ATGCAGTGCCACTCACCTTTGTACAG ACTCGGGGAACGCATGCTGGTGCCCACTGTGTGTGGCAGTGCCCAGGCTGTGCTGGAGCTCTGGGCGAAGGCCAGTGCCCACTCGGGACTTTACCCTCTCTTCACATGCCTGCTGCCTGTCTTAAGTGTGGTATGGAGTCGCGTCCTGTCGCTGACAGCAAAACCCTCTCTCTACCAGTCATGTTTACTGGCCGGGGTCACTCTCGGTGCAATCACTATAACAG TTGCAAAGGGCATATATTTAGTGGAGACGCTGGAGTGGGTGTACTCGCCTCTTAGTGTGCTGCTGCACAGCCTCTCCCTCGCCTGGATGGCCAAAGTTGCAGAAGCTGAACGGGGCCACTTGACCGTGTTTGACTGCCACTTTTCCCTGGTGGTGACGCGCTGCATGGTGCTGGGCTTCCTGTGCCTGCTGCACCCGGATGGTCCTAGAGCACTGGAAGAGGGTAACTGGCACAGTCTGCTCTTCCTGGGCTACCTACTGGCCATCCTCCTGCTTGGAGCTCTACAGCACCTCCTTATTGACATGACTGCACTGTACTTCTCACCTCTGGCAGCTGCCTTGCTTTACGCTGCTCGAGAGTTGGCTCGTCCCTTTTATAGTCTGTTGTAA